Sequence from the Chitinivorax sp. B genome:
GCAACGAGCGGGAACATCTCTCACGTTACCAGCCACAAGGCAGTGGTCCGTATTGTGGGGGGTAATGCGAGAGTGGTCGGCACATGCGCAGAGGGCAACACCCACCATCTCTGGCCCGGTAGCCAATTTATCGCCAAGTCAGCTGCGATGGCTGGTGGGTGAACGGATTCCCTTCAGCATAAAGCGGACCAGCCGACGTGTCTCGCTACAAGTCGGTGAGCAAAGAATTGATGGATTGCCTGCGATTTGTTTGGTGTGGTTTGATCGAGGTGGATTGTTCCGCGGGGCCGCGATCGTATTGCTTCCGGTGGCATGCATGGTTGAAACGGTGCGTAGTTGGGTCGAATTGCCGGCCTGAGCGGCTTTCATAAAGCAATTTTCGTGGGTAAGGATTGTGGTGAGGTGCAACACGATGGCATGATCTGCAGCCTGCTGCCGCGCTTAACATGATGATCATGCCGGGTGTTGCAGTTTCCGATCCCATCCTCACTGCACAACAACCATGAAAATACTCAACCCAGCAGTACAGGCAGCTTTGCAGTCCGGTGCCCCGATCAAGTTGAACGTTGGTGGGGGTACCACGCGTCGGGACGGTTATTTCAATATTGATCTGGTGGCGTTGCCTGAGGTGGATATTGTGGCGGATCTGAATGCGCCATTATCCCTGTTGCCAGATAACTGCGTTAGTGCGGTCTATACCAGCCATGTGCTGGAGCATGTCACCAATTTATTGGGGCTGATGGAAGAACTGCACAGAGTCTGTCGGCCAGATGCGATGCTGGAGATCATCGTGCCACATTTTTCCAGCCCCCTGTATTACTCCGATCCAACCCATGTTCGTCCCTGGGGCATTTACACCATCGGCTACTTCATGGATCGCGAAGACCAGATCGGGCGCAAGGTGCCCAGCTATTATTCCCAGGCACGTTTCAAATTGCTGGAACGACGACTGGTGTTTTCGCGGAGCAATCTGTTTGACCGCTTACTGGTGCCGGCACTGCGAGCAGTCCTCAATCGCTGGTTCGCTGCAATGGAGGTTTATGAGCGACGTTGGGCATGGATTTATCCCGCCCTTGAAATCCGCATGATGGTCACACCCAAGAAATAGCACTCAGCTTTGACTGGCGTTCATAAAACTGATGGAGAACAAGCTGGTCAGCTCATCGTCCCCTGGCAACATCAGGTCGCGTTCGTAGGTCATTCCGATGTGTTCCAGCAGACGTATCGAACGCTGATTGTCCGGTGAGGTAATGGCCAGTAATCTGGTCAGCTTCAAGGTGTGCTGTGCATGATGCAACATGCTCTGGGTAGCTTCCCGAGCATAGCCATGACCGCGACTGGCCGGCAGGAAGGCATAGCCGATATCAATATCCGGCAGTGTGTCACGACGGATCAACCCACATAGTCCCAATGGCGTACCATCCTCGGTCCGTTCAGTCAGATACATGCCAAAGCCATGCTGTACATAGCTGACCATTGGGCCATCTTGAATATATCGGCGGGCATCGTCCAGCGAATGCACATCGCGGCTGCCAATGAAGTGCAGCCAGTCCGGATCGTTGACCAAGGCCATGATGAACGCAGCATCATCAACAGTGAGTGGGCGCAAGGTGAGGCGAGCAGTATGCAGGATGGTGTTGTGGGTGGATGTATCCATATCGATCCTTGGTGTCATGCTTTGGGTTGCTGGGACTGTGCATGGTAGACCCATTTCGCGAAGAACGGGGTGAGATCCTGCCCGCTGGCCTGCGCCATCGCTGCCTTGAAATCGTTGGTGGTGACCGACAAACCCCAATAACGTTGGGTATAGTGACGCAGGCCATGCCAAAAGATTGTGTCACCCAAATGCTCTCGCAGCATGTGGACGACATAGGTTCCTTTGTCATACACCAACGCACGGTCATTGGCACTAGGGTTTAGCCAGTCGGAGAAAATCAGCGGCTTGTCTTCACCTCGTTCGCGAACATGCTCGTACGAAGTACGGGCGCTGTCGATGTGACGCAAGTATTCCTCGCGGCCGAAGCGATATTCCAGATAGGCGGCAGTCATGAAGCTGGCGATACCCTCATTGAGCCACATTTCGGTCCAGCGACGGTTGGTCAGGCCGTTCCCCCACCATTGATGGGCTAGCTCATGCGCGCCCAGCCAGATCTTCTTTTCGTTGGCAAGCACACGCTTGCCGTAACTTTCATCCAACATGGCGATGTGATTCAGCTCCTGGGCTACTTTGCCTGCTGCCAATACCTGTGTGTAATGTTGACCAGGGTAGGGGATGCCTGCCTTATCTTCAAAAAAGCGCAACATGGTTGGCGTGTCGGCAAACACCTGTCGCAGTGCCTGTTCGTCAAAATTGGCTGAGCCAAGATAACGGAGCTGTACGTGCGCATGATGTGCCCTGACTTCACGATACAGGCCAGCGGTAAAACCATAGAGGTAGCTGGGCATCGGTGCTGTTTGTCGCCACTCGCTGGCGATACGATCACCTGATAAGGGGCGGGTGGTGTGATGCTGGCCATTGGCGGCGGCTTTCAGGCCGCTTGGCAAAATCAGCGTCAGGTTCAATGTGGCCCGATCACTTGGATCATCCACGCAGGGCATCCAGTCACTGGTGGAAAATGCGGTGTAGATCTGCTGTGCTGCGGGGGAGAAGTACAACCCAGCTTTAGGTTGTCCTTGATATCGAATGGTGAGCGTATGCGGGTTTTCGGTTGATGCAGGTAGACTGACGACAAGACGTCTTCCTTGCTTGCTGAAAGCCAGTGTCTGGTGGTTGTGGTTGGTAATGTTGTCGATGTTCAGCTCACCCGCATCCAGCTGGATTTGAGATGCCGTACTGGTGAATGTGACCGTTAGTTCCCCTTGAAGGTGCTGGGTAAGCAGGTCAGGTGTCAGTTGCAGCTGATAATGGAGAATATCGATGTTGCCTTCTGGATGCGGCAAGCTGGTGCAGCCTGTCAGCAAGGCCAGGATGATCAACCATGGGGTGCGATGTATTGGTGTCATTGTTTCAGGTGGATAGGGGGGGTGCCCAACTGCTTTAGGCGCCGTCATTGCAAGTCATCGGATATGTACTGTTGGCGAAGCGTCTGAATGGTAAACCAAGCGGAGCGATATACGTTTTCGTGTGTGGATCTGGTTGGCCTGTTGTATTGGGTGTAAGACCACCACCTCGGTCCATTCAGACCGTATTGGTGCAAATAGCTGCTTGGCTTGCACAAGCAGGCATCATCATCCAATACTTCTTCAGTCTTGGTACCGTCAGCCATGGGGTCTTGGCGCGATTGCATTCCCGATTGATTTTGCCTGATTTAAATTCACATGGTTTGTAGGTAAAAGTCGATTCAGTGCTGGAAATGTTGAGTAGCTATCCATCATTCGTGCTTCGCCAAGACACACTTTCGGCTTGATCTTGCCTAGAGGACAACAGTGGAGGCAGCAGTGCTGACGAGGTTGTCCACCGTTTGTTTGAATGTTTCAACAGTAACCTCGGCAATCTTCCTTTTGCCAGCCTGTGGCGCAGATATGCCGTTGATTTTATGAATACCAGTGGTACTACATGTTGTGAGCAGACAATCTGCTGCTGATGCGCTGTATTGTTGCGCTGACGCAAGGATTGTTTTCTTGTGCAATGCAAAAATGTCATCGAATACTGCTATATGAAGGGTAACCGACGGTATGGAAAAGGTGAGCATGACTGAAAACTATCCACTAGAAGGTCTGCGGCCCGGTCAGCGTGCTGAAACGATGCGTCGTCTGACGGTCAACGATATAGAGTTGTTTGCGCTGATGGGGGGCGAGATTGATAGCGAGCAGATACGACCTGCAGGCGAAGGGCATGTGGCTGCCCATGCCAGTGGCTGTGTGGCGTTGGTGCTGTGGTTGATCTGCAACCGCATGCCAGGGGCTGGCAGCGAAGTGATGCGGCACGACCTGCGGTCAGCTGGCATGGTCATGGTAGGGGACGAGATCGATTGCGATGCAGAATTGTCAGAAGTCGATGCCGAGACCGGCTTGGCCCTGTTTCGTGTCGGTTGTCGCAATCAACATGGTTCGACTTTACTGTATGGCCATGTTTGGGTTCGGGCACCACGTGAGCGAATTGTCAGCGAGCACGAATCGTTGCCGGAAATCACGCTGCATCGCCATGATGGTTTTGCCCATTTGCTGGAATCCTGCAAGACAAGAGAGGCGGTCAGCTGCGCAATTGTTCACCCTTGCGATCGTGATTCCCTGCTGGGTGCGCTGGAGGCGGCGCGCCATGGTTTGATTCGGCCGATTCTGGTAGGGCCACAGGCCAAGATTCGAGCCACTGCCGAGGCAGCTGGTGCGAGCCTGGATGGCATTGAGATGCTGCACACCGAACATAGTCACGCTGCAGCGATGGCCGCTGTCGAGCTGGCGCGCAATGGCCTTGTTGAATCGTTGATGAAAGGTTCGCTACATACCGATGAATTGATGGCCGCCGTGGTGCCCAGTGCCACGGGCCTGAGAACCGGCCGACGTATCAGTCATGTGTTTGTACTGGATGTGCCAGCCTACTCGCGGCCACTGCTGGTGACCGATGCGGCCATCAACATTGCACCGGCTTTTGAAGAGAAGATCGATATCGTGCAAAACGCTATCGATCTGGCACACATTCTGGGTATTCCTGAACCCAAGGTCGCAATTTTGTCGGCAACCGAGGTGGTCAATTCGAAAATTCCGTCGACCATGGATGCCGCTCTACTATGCAAAATGGCCGATCGGGGGCAGATTACTGGTGGCATACTGGATGGCCCGCTCGCTTTCGACAACGCCATCAGCATTGAAGCAGCCCGTACCAAGCGTATTGTGTCACCCGTGGCTGGCCAAGCAGATATTCTGGTCGCACCAGATCTGGAGGCCGGGAATATGCTTGCCAAGAATATGGCGTATTTTGCGGGGGCCGATATTGCGGGGGTGGTTGTCGGTGCACGGGTACCGATTGTACTGACCAGTCGTGCCGACAGTGTGCGTTCGCGTCTGGCCTCTGCTGCCATCATGGCATTGGTGGCGCATGCCCGTCGCCCAACTGTTGAGGAATGAGCCATGGATGGCTTGTTGGTGGTCAATGCTGGTTCATCCAGCCTGAAATTTGCTATCTACACGGTTGACGATACATTACCAGACCCGCTCTGG
This genomic interval carries:
- a CDS encoding methyltransferase domain-containing protein; protein product: MKILNPAVQAALQSGAPIKLNVGGGTTRRDGYFNIDLVALPEVDIVADLNAPLSLLPDNCVSAVYTSHVLEHVTNLLGLMEELHRVCRPDAMLEIIVPHFSSPLYYSDPTHVRPWGIYTIGYFMDREDQIGRKVPSYYSQARFKLLERRLVFSRSNLFDRLLVPALRAVLNRWFAAMEVYERRWAWIYPALEIRMMVTPKK
- a CDS encoding GNAT family N-acetyltransferase gives rise to the protein MDTSTHNTILHTARLTLRPLTVDDAAFIMALVNDPDWLHFIGSRDVHSLDDARRYIQDGPMVSYVQHGFGMYLTERTEDGTPLGLCGLIRRDTLPDIDIGYAFLPASRGHGYAREATQSMLHHAQHTLKLTRLLAITSPDNQRSIRLLEHIGMTYERDLMLPGDDELTSLFSISFMNASQS
- a CDS encoding bifunctional enoyl-CoA hydratase/phosphate acetyltransferase, with product MTENYPLEGLRPGQRAETMRRLTVNDIELFALMGGEIDSEQIRPAGEGHVAAHASGCVALVLWLICNRMPGAGSEVMRHDLRSAGMVMVGDEIDCDAELSEVDAETGLALFRVGCRNQHGSTLLYGHVWVRAPRERIVSEHESLPEITLHRHDGFAHLLESCKTREAVSCAIVHPCDRDSLLGALEAARHGLIRPILVGPQAKIRATAEAAGASLDGIEMLHTEHSHAAAMAAVELARNGLVESLMKGSLHTDELMAAVVPSATGLRTGRRISHVFVLDVPAYSRPLLVTDAAINIAPAFEEKIDIVQNAIDLAHILGIPEPKVAILSATEVVNSKIPSTMDAALLCKMADRGQITGGILDGPLAFDNAISIEAARTKRIVSPVAGQADILVAPDLEAGNMLAKNMAYFAGADIAGVVVGARVPIVLTSRADSVRSRLASAAIMALVAHARRPTVEE
- a CDS encoding M1 family metallopeptidase, whose translation is MTPIHRTPWLIILALLTGCTSLPHPEGNIDILHYQLQLTPDLLTQHLQGELTVTFTSTASQIQLDAGELNIDNITNHNHQTLAFSKQGRRLVVSLPASTENPHTLTIRYQGQPKAGLYFSPAAQQIYTAFSTSDWMPCVDDPSDRATLNLTLILPSGLKAAANGQHHTTRPLSGDRIASEWRQTAPMPSYLYGFTAGLYREVRAHHAHVQLRYLGSANFDEQALRQVFADTPTMLRFFEDKAGIPYPGQHYTQVLAAGKVAQELNHIAMLDESYGKRVLANEKKIWLGAHELAHQWWGNGLTNRRWTEMWLNEGIASFMTAAYLEYRFGREEYLRHIDSARTSYEHVRERGEDKPLIFSDWLNPSANDRALVYDKGTYVVHMLREHLGDTIFWHGLRHYTQRYWGLSVTTNDFKAAMAQASGQDLTPFFAKWVYHAQSQQPKA